One genomic segment of Caldimonas brevitalea includes these proteins:
- the mscL gene encoding large conductance mechanosensitive channel protein MscL, which produces MGFAKEFKEFAVKGNVIDLAVGVIIGGAFGKIVDSLVGDVIMPIVSRIFGGLDFSNYFIPLAGQTATTLAEAKKGGAVFAYGNFITVALNFIILAFVIFLMVKQINRVKHQAPPPAPAAPPEQVVLLREIRDALKSNRT; this is translated from the coding sequence ATGGGATTCGCAAAGGAGTTCAAGGAGTTCGCCGTCAAAGGCAACGTGATCGATCTCGCCGTCGGCGTGATCATCGGCGGAGCCTTCGGCAAGATCGTCGACTCGCTGGTGGGTGACGTGATCATGCCGATCGTGAGCCGCATCTTCGGCGGGCTGGACTTCTCGAACTACTTCATCCCGCTGGCCGGGCAGACCGCGACCACCTTGGCCGAAGCGAAGAAAGGCGGCGCGGTGTTCGCCTACGGCAACTTCATCACGGTCGCGCTGAACTTCATCATCCTGGCGTTCGTGATCTTCCTGATGGTCAAGCAGATCAACCGGGTCAAGCATCAAGCCCCGCCGCCCGCGCCCGCCGCTCCGCCGGAACAGGTGGTGTTACTGCGGGAAATCCGGGATGCACTGAAAAGCAACCGGACGTAA
- the petA gene encoding ubiquinol-cytochrome c reductase iron-sulfur subunit — protein sequence MSDQQVDKGRRTWVAIACGAGAVGGVATAVPFVSTFQPSEKARAAGAPVEVDISALQPGEMTTVEWRGKPVWIIKRTPAQLESLKKTEAELADPQSARTQVPTPDYAKNPHRSIKPEIFVGVGICSHLGCSPTSRFQPGPQPSLPADWQGGFLCPCHGSTFDMAGRVFKNKPAPDNLEVPPHMYLSDNKLLIGEDKKA from the coding sequence ATGAGTGACCAGCAAGTGGATAAAGGCCGCCGAACCTGGGTGGCCATTGCTTGTGGCGCGGGTGCCGTCGGTGGCGTTGCCACTGCCGTTCCCTTCGTCAGCACCTTCCAGCCCTCCGAAAAGGCACGCGCCGCAGGGGCACCGGTCGAGGTCGACATCAGTGCCTTGCAACCGGGTGAAATGACCACCGTCGAGTGGCGCGGCAAACCGGTGTGGATCATCAAACGCACCCCCGCGCAGCTGGAGTCACTCAAGAAAACCGAGGCCGAACTGGCCGACCCCCAGTCCGCCCGCACGCAAGTCCCGACGCCGGACTACGCCAAGAATCCGCATCGTTCGATCAAGCCCGAGATCTTCGTCGGCGTCGGCATCTGCTCGCACCTCGGCTGCTCGCCGACCAGCCGTTTTCAGCCGGGCCCGCAGCCGTCGCTGCCGGCCGACTGGCAGGGCGGCTTCCTGTGCCCCTGCCACGGCTCGACCTTTGACATGGCTGGGCGTGTGTTCAAGAACAAGCCGGCGCCGGACAACCTCGAAGTGCCGCCGCACATGTACCTCTCGGACAACAAGCTGTTGATCGGCGAGGACAAGAAGGCCTGA
- a CDS encoding cytochrome b — protein MAKFKEAPAGAPAAQKLLNWIDNRFPLSELYNEHVGQYYAPKNFNFWYVFGSLALVVLVIQIVTGIFLVMHYKPDANLAFASVEYIMRDVPWGWLIRYMHSTGASAFFIVVYLHMYRGLLYGSYRKPRELVWIFGCAIFLCLMAEAFFGYLLPWGQMSYWGAQVIVNLFAAVPFIGPDLALLIRGDFVVSDATLNRFFSFHVIAIPLVLIGLVVAHIIALHEVGSNNPDGVEIKETPGPNGHPLDGIPFHPYYTVHDIYALSVFLILFTAVIFFAPEFGGYFLEYNNFIPADPLKTPPHIAPVWYFTPFYSMLRATTDQMVNVLCIVVALGAVLAVLKGGFGAKGKLAALVGALVAVFLLKTFDAKFWGVVVMGGAVVILFFLPWLDRSPVKSIRYRPQWHTYLYGVFVVYFLVLGYLGIQPPSDVGTLVAQVGTLFYFGFFLLMPWWSRIGTFKPVPQRVVYAAH, from the coding sequence ATGGCTAAATTCAAAGAAGCTCCCGCTGGCGCCCCCGCCGCGCAAAAGCTGCTCAACTGGATCGACAACCGGTTTCCGCTGAGCGAGCTGTACAACGAGCACGTGGGCCAGTACTACGCGCCCAAGAACTTCAACTTCTGGTACGTGTTCGGTTCGCTCGCGCTGGTGGTGCTGGTGATCCAGATCGTCACCGGCATCTTCCTCGTGATGCACTACAAGCCCGACGCCAACCTCGCGTTCGCGTCGGTCGAGTACATCATGCGCGACGTGCCCTGGGGCTGGCTGATCCGCTACATGCACTCGACGGGTGCGTCGGCCTTCTTCATCGTCGTCTACCTGCACATGTACCGCGGCCTGCTGTACGGCTCGTACCGCAAACCGCGTGAGCTGGTGTGGATCTTCGGCTGCGCGATCTTCCTGTGCCTGATGGCCGAAGCCTTCTTCGGCTACCTGCTCCCGTGGGGCCAGATGTCCTACTGGGGCGCCCAGGTGATCGTGAACCTGTTCGCCGCCGTGCCCTTCATCGGCCCCGACCTGGCGCTGCTGATCCGTGGCGATTTCGTCGTCTCCGACGCGACGCTGAACCGCTTCTTCAGCTTCCACGTGATCGCGATCCCGCTGGTGCTGATCGGCCTGGTCGTCGCGCACATCATCGCGCTGCATGAAGTCGGCTCGAACAACCCGGACGGCGTCGAGATCAAGGAAACCCCGGGGCCCAACGGCCATCCGCTCGACGGCATTCCCTTCCACCCGTACTACACGGTGCACGACATCTACGCGCTGTCGGTGTTCCTGATCCTGTTCACCGCAGTGATCTTCTTCGCGCCCGAGTTCGGTGGCTATTTCCTCGAATACAACAACTTCATCCCGGCCGACCCGCTGAAGACGCCGCCGCACATCGCGCCGGTCTGGTACTTCACGCCCTTCTATTCGATGCTGCGCGCGACCACCGACCAGATGGTCAACGTGCTGTGCATCGTGGTCGCGCTGGGCGCCGTGCTGGCCGTGCTCAAGGGTGGCTTCGGTGCCAAGGGCAAGCTGGCCGCGCTGGTCGGCGCGCTGGTGGCGGTGTTCCTGCTCAAGACCTTCGACGCCAAGTTCTGGGGTGTCGTCGTGATGGGCGGGGCGGTCGTGATCCTGTTCTTCCTGCCCTGGCTGGACCGCAGCCCGGTCAAGTCGATCCGCTACCGTCCGCAGTGGCACACCTACCTCTACGGTGTGTTCGTCGTCTACTTCCTGGTGCTCGGCTACCTGGGCATCCAGCCGCCCTCCGACGTCGGCACCCTGGTGGCCCAGGTCGGGACGCTGTTCTACTTCGGCTTCTTCCTGCTGATGCCCTGGTGGAGCCGCATCGGCACCTTCAAGCCGGTGCCTCAACGTGTGGTTTACGCCGCCCACTGA